A single region of the Candidatus Hydrogenedentota bacterium genome encodes:
- a CDS encoding carboxypeptidase regulatory-like domain-containing protein, whose amino-acid sequence MRNVVLAVVVVIVVAAAAVTYFWLNPPTVVERPSRAEETEVAAAKEPDARVNAREEASPSAIETAPVSMDDAVKAFEALGSRGAEDIKLRTVRVYGTVTNAATGEPISGALVFTDAYAMMLDAASSPGPIEDERLALSGLTEQQFRTLLQGGETLPEQYQGKFGAANAKSDDAGAFSIVVSVPTNEAIYCRAKGFAGATHAIGKAGADEVRIDFQLRKGGSISGTVTNAADGAPVAGVVVRAKSGDEAQRPVWLAMQDGPSVSLYYAVTADDGSYTIDGLPEGHNALSVEDNVHGWLFDHARTANVSVAEAEAKTGVDLVVTQGLRVEGTIADEDGEPVADAAISSSSAESDDIMDFVEIMSQTKSARSDDAGHYVALGLRPGKSTIAVSHPDFAEASADVTVVAGETPEVLDFVLVKGTEVSGTAKYEDGSPAVEELLYLTVPTNGETNTPFDFKPGRSPMHAFTEEGSGVFVFTHVPAGEYVLSNEPFDYPGMAGQEASRPKVPVQVDGTTPVTGLQIVLPKEETFGESRGKIAGTVLGIEGSPAQNVSVRATSKEQEQFAGGGAIDSGETTDEHGAFTLERLYGTTFTVHAESENGEAVQENVKLGDTITLRLGPVTAVTGVVVDANGDAVAGCSVSLVKQEPGESESMAAMMEQMFNSIMPGGGEGEKSDDFGQFTFRHMEAGNYIVEAKSSGRGFGASDQFSVTKGTEKSGVRVVLEAGATFAGMVVDGAGNPVQGANVSLIESTGGFMDDAMSFVPAGMGPAPAAVATTGVDGAFSMSGLKPGTFTLSAKHADYAPYVGKNVEVSASSPPHRVTLGKGGSARGQFIAADGKPRGNVMIQFMGPNGMQMATTDSEGRFEVKGLPAGTYMVNPIDMSSMGRGGEEDAMPMMNLKSVEITEGGDVVIAFGTGVTVSGSVPEEYRGKMTMVYVMRKGAPDMASLFGQMESTESFDPTAAMEMGMQMMQYTAGMATAGEDGTFALPGIDPGEYELRVYASDFNMEDIDPEAYMNMSIEEMQEQSRQFMPKEVVKLPITVGDTPVAVEFPMVEAAP is encoded by the coding sequence ATGCGCAATGTAGTGTTAGCGGTAGTCGTGGTCATCGTAGTGGCGGCCGCAGCGGTGACGTACTTTTGGCTCAACCCGCCCACCGTCGTCGAACGGCCATCGCGCGCCGAAGAGACCGAAGTTGCCGCCGCGAAAGAGCCGGACGCACGCGTGAACGCGCGGGAAGAAGCGAGTCCAAGCGCAATCGAAACGGCACCCGTGAGCATGGACGACGCGGTGAAAGCGTTCGAGGCGCTTGGTAGTCGTGGCGCTGAGGATATCAAACTGCGTACGGTGCGGGTTTACGGGACCGTGACGAACGCGGCGACGGGCGAACCGATTTCGGGAGCGCTGGTGTTTACGGACGCATACGCGATGATGCTCGATGCGGCGAGCAGCCCTGGACCCATTGAGGATGAGCGGCTCGCGTTGTCAGGACTAACCGAACAGCAGTTCCGCACGCTGCTTCAGGGGGGTGAGACGCTTCCGGAGCAATACCAGGGCAAATTTGGCGCGGCGAACGCGAAGTCCGACGATGCCGGCGCGTTTTCAATTGTGGTGAGCGTGCCGACGAACGAAGCGATTTACTGCCGCGCGAAGGGCTTCGCGGGCGCGACGCACGCGATTGGCAAAGCCGGTGCGGACGAGGTGCGCATCGATTTTCAACTGCGGAAGGGTGGGTCGATTTCAGGGACAGTGACGAATGCGGCAGACGGTGCGCCGGTTGCGGGCGTGGTGGTGCGCGCGAAATCGGGTGACGAGGCACAGCGCCCGGTATGGCTTGCGATGCAAGACGGCCCCTCCGTATCGCTGTATTACGCGGTTACGGCGGACGACGGCTCGTACACGATCGATGGTTTGCCCGAAGGCCACAATGCACTTTCTGTCGAAGACAACGTTCATGGTTGGCTGTTCGACCACGCGCGGACGGCAAACGTATCGGTCGCTGAAGCCGAAGCAAAGACAGGTGTTGATCTTGTTGTTACGCAGGGGCTGCGTGTGGAGGGAACCATCGCCGACGAAGACGGCGAGCCAGTCGCAGACGCCGCGATCTCCTCGTCGTCCGCCGAGTCCGACGATATCATGGATTTCGTCGAGATCATGAGTCAAACGAAGTCCGCAAGGAGCGACGACGCCGGGCACTACGTTGCGTTGGGATTGAGACCGGGCAAGAGCACTATTGCGGTTAGTCATCCGGATTTCGCGGAAGCGTCAGCGGATGTGACTGTCGTGGCTGGCGAGACGCCGGAGGTCCTTGATTTCGTATTGGTCAAGGGGACGGAAGTATCGGGCACGGCGAAATACGAAGACGGTTCGCCCGCCGTTGAGGAGTTGCTCTATCTGACGGTCCCAACAAACGGCGAAACCAACACTCCCTTTGATTTCAAGCCGGGCCGTTCTCCGATGCACGCGTTTACGGAGGAGGGATCCGGGGTGTTTGTCTTCACGCATGTACCCGCGGGCGAATATGTGTTGAGTAACGAACCGTTTGATTACCCGGGCATGGCAGGGCAAGAAGCGAGCAGGCCGAAAGTACCGGTGCAGGTGGACGGCACAACGCCGGTGACGGGGCTTCAAATAGTCCTCCCGAAAGAAGAGACCTTTGGGGAGAGCAGAGGGAAGATCGCCGGTACGGTCTTGGGTATTGAGGGTAGCCCCGCGCAAAACGTCTCGGTCCGCGCGACCTCGAAGGAACAGGAACAGTTTGCCGGCGGCGGCGCGATCGATTCCGGCGAGACGACCGATGAACATGGCGCGTTCACCCTGGAACGCCTATACGGCACGACCTTTACGGTACATGCCGAGAGCGAGAATGGCGAGGCAGTGCAGGAGAACGTGAAATTGGGCGACACGATCACGCTGCGCCTTGGGCCTGTGACTGCAGTGACCGGTGTCGTCGTCGATGCGAACGGCGATGCGGTGGCGGGGTGCAGTGTTTCGCTGGTGAAGCAGGAGCCGGGCGAGTCGGAATCGATGGCGGCGATGATGGAGCAGATGTTCAACTCGATCATGCCGGGAGGCGGGGAAGGCGAGAAGTCGGACGACTTCGGGCAGTTCACGTTCCGGCACATGGAGGCGGGGAACTACATTGTCGAAGCGAAGAGTTCAGGAAGGGGATTCGGAGCGTCGGATCAATTCTCGGTGACGAAGGGGACGGAGAAGAGTGGCGTGCGTGTGGTGCTGGAGGCGGGCGCGACGTTCGCGGGGATGGTGGTGGACGGGGCAGGCAATCCGGTTCAGGGGGCGAATGTGTCGCTGATTGAATCGACCGGCGGATTCATGGACGACGCGATGTCGTTCGTGCCGGCGGGGATGGGGCCGGCACCGGCGGCGGTTGCGACGACTGGGGTGGACGGGGCGTTTTCGATGAGCGGGCTGAAGCCGGGGACGTTTACATTGAGCGCGAAGCACGCTGACTACGCGCCGTACGTCGGGAAGAACGTCGAGGTGAGCGCATCATCGCCGCCCCATCGCGTGACGTTGGGCAAGGGCGGCTCGGCGCGCGGGCAATTTATCGCGGCGGACGGTAAGCCGCGGGGCAATGTGATGATTCAGTTCATGGGCCCAAATGGAATGCAGATGGCGACGACCGATTCGGAAGGACGCTTCGAGGTGAAGGGGTTGCCCGCAGGCACGTACATGGTGAACCCGATTGACATGAGTTCAATGGGCAGGGGCGGCGAAGAGGACGCCATGCCGATGATGAATCTCAAATCGGTCGAGATTACCGAAGGCGGCGACGTGGTGATTGCGTTCGGGACGGGGGTGACCGTGTCGGGCAGTGTGCCGGAGGAGTATCGGGGAAAGATGACGATGGTGTACGTGATGCGCAAGGGCGCGCCCGACATGGCGTCGTTATTCGGGCAGATGGAATCCACGGAATCGTTCGATCCCACGGCGGCGATGGAGATGGGCATGCAGATGATGCAGTACACGGCGGGGATGGCGACGGCCGGGGAAGACGGAACGTTTGCGCTCCCCGGCATCGATCCGGGCGAGTACGAGCTGCGCGTGTACGCGTCGGACTTTAACATGGAGGACATTGATCCCGAGGCGTACATGAACATGTCGATCGAGGAGATGCAGGAGCAGTCGCGGCAGTTCATGCCGAAAGAGGTCGTGAAGCTACCGATCACGGTGGGCGACACGCCGGTTGCCGTTGAGTTTCCGATGGTGGAGGCCGCGCCGTAG